The following proteins are co-located in the Bosea sp. AS-1 genome:
- a CDS encoding inositol monophosphatase family protein yields the protein MTGGPMTPAERDLRYYAALGLATEASHLALGYFNKRESLGISMKGAQDWLTVADGKVEDFLRRRLSELFPNDSVIGEEGGGKPSDAVWILDPIDGTANFAHGDRNWCISIGFLADRKPEIGVVAAPALGEVYAARRGAGATLNGEPIKVSGATDIARAAFELGWSTRVPAERYLEVIARGYAAGAAVKRGGSGTLGLCHTACGWSEGYAELHINAWDVAAGIVIASEAGAYVNDFFAGEGISKGNPILCCTPELVSELRKITGIA from the coding sequence ATGACGGGCGGGCCGATGACGCCGGCCGAACGCGATCTGCGCTATTACGCGGCGCTCGGCCTCGCCACCGAGGCGAGCCATCTGGCACTGGGCTATTTCAACAAGCGCGAATCCCTCGGCATCTCGATGAAGGGCGCGCAGGACTGGCTCACCGTCGCCGATGGCAAGGTCGAGGACTTCCTGCGCCGGCGCCTCTCCGAGCTCTTTCCGAACGACTCCGTCATCGGCGAGGAGGGCGGCGGCAAGCCGTCCGATGCTGTCTGGATCCTCGATCCGATCGATGGCACTGCGAATTTCGCCCATGGCGACCGCAACTGGTGCATTTCCATCGGCTTCCTGGCGGATCGCAAGCCCGAGATCGGCGTCGTCGCCGCGCCGGCGCTGGGCGAGGTCTACGCTGCCCGCCGCGGGGCTGGCGCGACGCTGAACGGCGAGCCGATCAAGGTCTCCGGCGCCACCGATATCGCCCGCGCCGCTTTCGAGCTCGGCTGGTCGACCCGCGTGCCGGCCGAGCGCTATCTCGAGGTGATCGCGCGCGGCTATGCGGCGGGCGCCGCGGTGAAGCGCGGCGGCTCCGGCACGCTTGGCCTCTGCCACACGGCCTGCGGCTGGAGCGAGGGCTACGCGGAACTGCACATCAACGCCTGGGACGTCGCGGCGGGCATCGTCATCGCCAGCGAGGCCGGCGCCTATGTCAATGATTTCTTCGCTGGCGAAGGGATCTCGAAGGGCAATCCGATCCTGTGCTGCACGCCGGAATTGGTTTCGGAGCTGAGGAAGATCACAGGAATCGCTTAG
- a CDS encoding iron ABC transporter permease, translating to MAPATRFVLLIGWLGYALMPWYLVEGMGLADWGWLAEYPFGKAGSALALVLSGQTPWLLPPGVALVAATLFWGSGDRQRTARVLIWAGLLGLLLFFAQAFAIVLKDQGIAWLAALLGGGGATQRGIGGGAFLTLLSLLFLLCHGLAYRGVCRGDLFTVSTIGLIILLIGIFIFFPVAIILKSALVDQNGAFAPAAFVDAFFDSSIWGLGCVTSNTNCGVAWNTLILAVLCGVITTLLGLACALLILRTGMPGKRIMRALTVLPIITPPFVIGLALILLFGRAGAVSTLLYEWFDIPRSRWLYGLPGVLLAQVLAFAPIAFLVLIGVVQGISPSLEEASQTLGAKRWQTFRTVTWPLLRPGIANAFLLGFVESMADFGNPLVLAGNFEVLSTKIFFAVVGASYNQGQAAVLAIVLLAFTLGAFWIQQRWLGGKSYTTVTGKGDAGLPTPLPRRVSWLATAAIVPWVALTLVIYVVILVGGFVRNMGRDYTPTLQHYLTGFSIDFSNGLYFEGSAWPSFFTTIKVAAISAPLTALIGLLTAYLLTRQRFRGRSTLEFATMLSFAIPGTVLGVAYILAFNVPPVEITGTGLILVIAFVFRNMPVGVRSGIAGLSQIDKSLDEASTTLRARSFTTLWRVVLPLLKPALVSALVYSFVRSMTAVSAVIFLVSAEYNLSTAYIVGRVEAGEFGLAIAYSSVLIVFMALGIALIQFLVGERKLGRRKTGARSPALSGSVADPITQGAAS from the coding sequence ATGGCGCCGGCGACGCGATTTGTGCTGCTGATCGGCTGGCTCGGCTATGCGCTGATGCCCTGGTACCTCGTCGAGGGCATGGGGCTGGCGGATTGGGGCTGGCTCGCCGAATATCCCTTCGGCAAGGCCGGCAGTGCCCTGGCGCTCGTGCTCTCGGGCCAGACGCCCTGGCTCCTGCCGCCCGGCGTCGCGCTCGTCGCGGCGACCTTGTTCTGGGGTAGCGGCGACCGCCAGCGCACGGCCCGCGTGCTGATCTGGGCCGGCTTGCTCGGCCTGCTGCTGTTCTTCGCCCAGGCTTTCGCCATCGTGCTGAAGGACCAGGGCATCGCCTGGCTCGCCGCCTTGCTCGGCGGCGGCGGCGCGACGCAGCGCGGCATCGGTGGCGGCGCCTTCCTGACGCTGCTCTCCCTGCTCTTCCTGCTCTGCCATGGCCTGGCCTATCGCGGCGTCTGCCGCGGCGATCTCTTCACCGTCTCGACGATCGGCCTGATCATCCTGCTGATCGGCATCTTCATCTTCTTCCCGGTCGCGATCATCCTGAAGAGCGCGCTGGTCGACCAGAACGGGGCCTTCGCGCCCGCGGCCTTCGTCGACGCCTTCTTCGATTCCTCGATCTGGGGGCTGGGCTGCGTCACCAGCAACACCAATTGCGGCGTCGCCTGGAACACGCTGATCCTCGCCGTGCTCTGCGGCGTCATCACCACCCTGCTCGGGCTCGCCTGCGCGCTGCTGATCCTGCGCACCGGCATGCCGGGCAAGCGCATCATGCGGGCGCTGACGGTGCTGCCGATCATCACCCCGCCTTTCGTCATCGGCCTGGCGCTGATCCTGCTGTTCGGCCGCGCCGGCGCGGTCTCGACCTTGCTCTACGAGTGGTTCGATATCCCGCGCTCGCGCTGGCTCTATGGCTTGCCCGGCGTCTTGCTGGCGCAGGTGCTGGCCTTCGCGCCGATCGCCTTCCTCGTTCTGATCGGCGTGGTGCAGGGCATCTCGCCCAGTCTCGAGGAGGCCTCGCAGACGCTTGGCGCCAAGCGCTGGCAGACCTTCCGCACCGTGACCTGGCCGCTGCTGCGCCCGGGCATCGCCAATGCCTTCCTGCTCGGCTTCGTCGAGAGCATGGCCGATTTCGGCAATCCACTGGTGCTCGCCGGCAATTTCGAGGTGCTTTCGACCAAGATCTTCTTCGCGGTGGTCGGCGCCTCCTACAATCAGGGGCAGGCGGCGGTGCTCGCCATCGTCCTGCTCGCCTTCACGCTCGGGGCCTTCTGGATCCAGCAGCGCTGGCTCGGTGGCAAATCCTACACGACCGTCACCGGCAAGGGCGATGCCGGTCTGCCGACGCCGCTGCCGCGCCGCGTCTCCTGGCTGGCGACGGCGGCGATCGTGCCCTGGGTGGCGCTGACGCTGGTGATCTATGTCGTCATCCTGGTCGGCGGCTTCGTCCGCAACATGGGCCGGGACTACACCCCGACGCTGCAGCACTACCTGACGGGCTTCTCCATCGACTTCAGCAACGGCCTCTATTTCGAGGGCTCGGCCTGGCCCTCCTTCTTCACCACGATCAAGGTCGCCGCGATCTCGGCGCCGCTGACCGCGCTGATCGGCCTGCTCACCGCCTATCTGCTGACGCGCCAGCGCTTCCGCGGCCGCTCGACGCTGGAATTCGCGACGATGCTCTCCTTTGCCATCCCCGGCACGGTGCTCGGCGTCGCCTATATCCTCGCCTTCAACGTGCCGCCGGTGGAGATCACCGGGACGGGACTGATCCTCGTCATCGCCTTCGTCTTCCGCAACATGCCGGTCGGCGTGCGCTCCGGCATCGCCGGGCTGTCGCAGATCGACAAGAGCCTCGACGAGGCCTCGACCACCCTGCGCGCCCGCAGCTTCACCACGCTCTGGCGCGTCGTGCTGCCGCTGCTGAAGCCCGCTCTGGTCTCGGCGCTGGTCTATTCCTTCGTGCGCTCGATGACGGCGGTCAGCGCCGTGATCTTCCTGGTCTCGGCCGAATACAACCTCTCCACCGCCTATATCGTCGGGCGCGTCGAGGCAGGCGAATTCGGCCTCGCCATCGCCTATTCCTCGGTGCTGATCGTCTTCATGGCGCTTGGCATCGCCCTCATCCAGTTCCTCGTCGGCGAGCGCAAGCTCGGCCGGCGCAAGACCGGGGCCAGGAGCCCGGCACTGTCCGGCTCGGTCGCCGACCCCATCACTCAGGGAGCAGCAAGTTGA
- a CDS encoding SDR family oxidoreductase: MPQTASFNRGLEGRVAIVTGASQGLGEAIAREFVARGLRGILLTGRNRERGEAVAANLRAEGCEARFHQVDLADLDAVRQIVPAAAAAFNHVDILVNAAGDTDRGTIFDTAPALYERIMAVNLRAPFFLIQDVADLMRRQGQSGAIVNIQSMSAHGGQPFLSAYSVSKGALAVLTKNAAYGLIKHRIRVNGLNIGWMATPGEDAIMKLRHDAKDGWLEEASAGQPFGRLIDPREVAKAVAYLASDESGLMTGSNIDFDQTILGAHD, from the coding sequence GTGCCGCAGACCGCAAGCTTCAATCGCGGCCTCGAGGGGAGGGTGGCGATCGTCACCGGCGCCAGCCAGGGGCTGGGCGAGGCGATCGCGCGCGAATTCGTCGCCCGTGGCCTGCGCGGCATTCTGTTGACGGGGCGCAACCGCGAGCGCGGCGAGGCGGTCGCGGCGAACCTGCGCGCCGAGGGCTGCGAGGCTCGTTTCCATCAGGTCGATCTCGCCGATCTCGATGCCGTGCGACAGATCGTCCCGGCTGCCGCGGCGGCCTTCAACCATGTCGACATCCTCGTCAACGCCGCCGGCGATACCGACCGCGGCACCATCTTCGACACGGCGCCGGCCCTCTACGAGCGGATCATGGCGGTCAATCTCCGCGCGCCCTTTTTCCTGATCCAGGACGTCGCCGATCTGATGCGTCGGCAGGGGCAGTCCGGCGCCATCGTCAACATCCAGTCGATGTCGGCCCATGGCGGTCAGCCTTTCCTCTCCGCCTACAGCGTCTCGAAGGGCGCCCTCGCGGTGCTGACCAAGAACGCGGCCTATGGGCTGATCAAGCACCGCATCCGCGTCAACGGCCTCAATATCGGCTGGATGGCGACGCCGGGCGAGGATGCGATCATGAAGCTGCGCCATGACGCCAAGGACGGCTGGCTGGAGGAGGCCTCCGCCGGCCAGCCCTTCGGCCGGCTGATCGATCCGCGCGAGGTCGCCAAGGCGGTCGCCTATCTCGCTTCCGACGAATCCGGGCTGATGACCGGCTCCAACATCGATTTCGACCAGACCATCCTCGGCGCGCATGACTAG
- a CDS encoding peptide ABC transporter substrate-binding protein, whose translation MNEQQIRGLIADVKDGALSRRSFIQKLAAVGIAAPIASQILAWNDVAMANATLEYKPTKAGGGGPLKMLLWQAPTLLNPHFASGTKDQIASRVFYEPLAGWDKEGNLIPQLAAETPTRENGGLSADGKTVTWKLKQGVKWHDGKPFTADDVVFNWEYAADPATAAYTTGSYKDIKVEKVDDHTVKVIFQEATPFWADPFVGVAGMIIPKHLFADYKGAKSREAPANLKPVGTGAYKFVEFKPGDIVTAERNPDYHVKNQPYFDTLEVKGGGDAVSAARAVLQTGEYDYAWNLQVEDEVLKRMETGGRGKISAVPSGDIEFIILNTTDPWTEVDGERSSIKTKHPTLTDPAVRQAINLLIDRDSIQKFIYGRGGTATASFVNEPKQFKSTKLKYEFNIDKANKILDEAGWKKGSDGVREKDGKKLKYVYQTSINAPRQKTQAIIKQACQRAGIELELKSVTASVFFSSDVANPDTYTKLYTDIEMYTTTQPQPDPERFLNQFVSWEIATKENKWLGRNVSRYSDPEADKAYKAAQKELDPAKRAALLIKVNEIFCEANVILPLLSRTRVAAATTNLSHDHSGWDVDTWNLAAWYRS comes from the coding sequence ATGAATGAGCAGCAAATCCGCGGTCTGATCGCGGATGTGAAGGATGGCGCGTTGTCGCGACGCTCCTTCATCCAGAAGCTGGCTGCGGTGGGGATCGCGGCGCCGATCGCAAGCCAGATCCTGGCCTGGAACGACGTGGCGATGGCAAATGCCACGCTCGAATACAAGCCGACCAAGGCTGGCGGCGGCGGCCCGCTGAAGATGCTGCTGTGGCAGGCGCCGACCCTGCTCAACCCGCATTTCGCCTCGGGCACCAAGGACCAGATCGCCTCGCGCGTGTTCTATGAGCCGCTCGCCGGCTGGGACAAGGAAGGCAACCTGATCCCGCAGCTCGCCGCCGAGACCCCGACCCGAGAGAATGGCGGGCTCTCCGCCGACGGCAAGACCGTCACCTGGAAGCTGAAGCAGGGCGTGAAGTGGCACGATGGCAAGCCGTTCACCGCCGACGACGTCGTCTTCAACTGGGAATATGCCGCCGATCCGGCGACGGCCGCCTACACCACCGGTTCCTACAAGGACATCAAGGTCGAGAAGGTCGACGATCACACCGTCAAGGTGATCTTCCAGGAAGCGACCCCGTTCTGGGCCGATCCCTTCGTCGGCGTCGCCGGCATGATCATCCCGAAGCACCTCTTCGCGGACTACAAGGGCGCGAAGTCGCGCGAGGCCCCGGCCAACCTCAAGCCCGTCGGAACCGGCGCCTACAAATTCGTCGAGTTCAAGCCCGGCGACATCGTCACCGCCGAGCGCAACCCCGACTACCACGTCAAGAACCAGCCCTATTTCGACACGCTCGAGGTCAAGGGTGGCGGTGACGCGGTCTCGGCGGCGCGTGCCGTGCTGCAGACCGGCGAATACGACTACGCCTGGAACCTGCAGGTCGAGGACGAGGTCCTCAAGCGCATGGAGACCGGCGGACGCGGCAAGATCAGCGCCGTGCCGTCCGGCGACATCGAGTTCATCATCCTGAACACGACCGACCCCTGGACCGAGGTCGACGGCGAGCGCTCCAGCATCAAGACCAAGCACCCGACCTTGACGGATCCGGCCGTACGCCAGGCGATCAACCTGCTGATCGATCGCGACTCGATCCAGAAGTTCATCTATGGCCGCGGCGGTACCGCGACGGCGAGCTTCGTCAACGAGCCGAAGCAGTTCAAGTCGACCAAGCTGAAATACGAGTTCAACATCGACAAGGCCAACAAGATCCTCGACGAGGCCGGCTGGAAGAAGGGCTCCGACGGCGTCCGCGAAAAGGACGGCAAGAAGCTCAAATACGTCTACCAGACCTCGATCAATGCCCCGCGCCAGAAGACCCAGGCCATCATCAAGCAGGCCTGCCAGCGCGCCGGTATCGAGCTCGAGCTGAAGTCGGTGACGGCCTCGGTGTTCTTCTCGTCGGACGTCGCCAACCCCGACACCTACACCAAGCTCTATACCGACATCGAAATGTACACGACGACGCAGCCTCAGCCCGATCCGGAGCGCTTCCTCAACCAGTTCGTCTCCTGGGAGATCGCGACCAAGGAAAACAAGTGGCTGGGCCGCAACGTCTCGCGCTACTCGGATCCGGAAGCCGACAAGGCCTACAAGGCGGCTCAGAAGGAGCTCGACCCGGCCAAGCGCGCCGCGCTGCTGATCAAGGTCAACGAGATCTTCTGCGAGGCCAACGTCATCCTGCCGCTTCTGTCGCGCACCCGCGTGGCAGCCGCGACGACCAACCTGTCGCATGACCATTCGGGTTGGGACGTCGATACCTGGAACCTCGCGGCCTGGTATCGCAGCTGA
- the iolG gene encoding inositol 2-dehydrogenase, producing MKIGLLGAGRIGRIHGLNVAARGDAELVAVTDAMPEAAASLAAATGAKATSTEAILADPAIDAVLICTPTDTHADLIEQAVSAGKAVFCEKPVDLDAARIRRCLATVEKSGKPLMIGFNRRFDPNFAALEKRLRAGEAGAIEIVTVISRDPAPPPVDYVRRSGGLFRDMMIHDFDMARFLLAEEPVEVFALGSALVDKAIGEAGDVDTAAVVMKTASGKIAQISNSRRATYGYDQRIEVHGAKGMLRAGNIHETTVEIATGQGFRADPVQNFFLERYAAAYRAELDAFIAACNGKAAASPTGLDGLKAQILADAATESARTGQPVRVDLGGK from the coding sequence ATGAAGATCGGATTGCTGGGCGCCGGCCGCATCGGGCGCATCCACGGGCTGAACGTCGCCGCGCGCGGCGATGCCGAACTCGTCGCCGTCACAGACGCGATGCCGGAGGCTGCCGCCTCGCTCGCCGCCGCGACCGGCGCCAAGGCGACGAGCACGGAGGCGATCCTCGCCGATCCGGCGATCGACGCCGTCCTGATCTGCACGCCGACCGACACCCATGCCGATCTGATCGAGCAGGCTGTCTCGGCCGGCAAGGCCGTGTTCTGCGAGAAGCCGGTCGATCTCGACGCCGCCCGCATCCGCCGCTGCCTGGCGACGGTCGAGAAATCGGGCAAGCCGCTGATGATCGGCTTCAACCGCCGCTTCGACCCGAATTTCGCCGCGCTGGAAAAGCGTCTGCGCGCGGGCGAGGCCGGCGCGATCGAGATCGTCACCGTGATCTCGCGCGATCCCGCCCCGCCGCCGGTCGACTACGTCAGGCGCTCGGGCGGGCTCTTCCGCGACATGATGATCCACGACTTCGACATGGCGCGCTTCCTCCTGGCCGAGGAGCCGGTCGAGGTCTTCGCGCTCGGTTCCGCCCTCGTCGACAAGGCGATCGGCGAGGCCGGCGATGTCGACACCGCCGCCGTGGTGATGAAGACGGCCTCGGGCAAGATCGCGCAGATCTCGAACTCGCGGCGCGCGACCTATGGCTATGACCAGCGCATCGAGGTGCATGGCGCCAAAGGCATGCTGCGCGCCGGCAATATCCACGAGACGACCGTCGAGATCGCGACAGGGCAGGGCTTCCGGGCCGATCCCGTCCAGAACTTCTTCCTGGAGCGCTATGCCGCGGCCTACCGCGCCGAGCTCGACGCCTTCATTGCCGCCTGCAACGGCAAGGCGGCGGCCTCGCCGACCGGGCTCGACGGCCTGAAGGCGCAGATCCTCGCCGATGCGGCGACCGAGTCCGCCCGGACCGGCCAGCCGGTGCGCGTCGATCTGGGGGGCAAGTGA
- the purU gene encoding formyltetrahydrofolate deformylase: MLEHSAILTLSCPNRPGIVAAVSTLLFEAGCNILDAQQFDDTETGRFFMRVVFNRLEGSQPHGAIAAAVAELAQRFAMTFNLREMAQKKRVMLLVSKFDHCLADLIYRWRIGEMPMDITGIVSNHAREHIASTDLGTLPFHHLPVTRQSKMEQEAEIWRLIQQTGTDLVILARYMQILSDGFSAKLAGRCINIHHSFLPGFKGAKPYHQAHQRGVKLIGATAHYVTHDLDEGPIIEQDVERISHRDTPDDLVRKGRDIERRVLARAVLHHLEDRVLLNGQKTVVFID, from the coding sequence ATGCTCGAACACAGCGCCATCCTTACCCTGTCCTGCCCCAACCGGCCCGGCATCGTCGCCGCCGTCTCGACCCTGCTGTTCGAGGCCGGCTGCAATATCCTCGACGCCCAACAGTTCGACGACACCGAGACGGGACGCTTCTTCATGCGTGTCGTCTTCAACCGGCTGGAGGGCAGCCAGCCGCATGGCGCCATCGCCGCCGCGGTGGCCGAGCTCGCCCAGCGTTTCGCAATGACGTTCAACCTGCGGGAGATGGCTCAGAAGAAGCGCGTGATGCTGCTGGTCTCGAAATTCGACCACTGCCTCGCCGATCTGATCTATCGCTGGCGGATCGGCGAGATGCCGATGGATATCACCGGCATCGTTTCGAATCACGCGCGCGAGCACATCGCCTCGACCGACCTGGGCACGCTGCCATTCCACCATCTGCCGGTGACGCGCCAGAGCAAGATGGAGCAGGAGGCGGAAATCTGGCGGCTGATCCAGCAGACGGGGACGGACCTCGTCATCCTCGCCCGCTACATGCAGATCCTGTCTGATGGATTTTCAGCCAAGCTCGCCGGGCGCTGCATCAATATCCATCACTCGTTCCTGCCCGGCTTCAAGGGCGCCAAGCCCTACCACCAGGCGCATCAGCGCGGGGTCAAGCTGATCGGCGCCACCGCCCATTACGTCACGCATGATCTCGACGAAGGCCCGATCATCGAGCAGGACGTCGAACGCATCTCGCATCGCGACACGCCGGATGACCTGGTCCGCAAGGGCCGCGACATCGAGCGCCGCGTACTGGCCCGGGCCGTCCTCCACCACCTGGAGGACCGCGTGCTTCTCAACGGGCAGAAAACGGTCGTCTTCATCGACTGA